The sequence below is a genomic window from Candidatus Nanopelagicales bacterium.
GTGCCGCTGTCGATCCTCCTCGGGATCGTGGCGGTGTTCGTCTATCTGCTGGGCTCGATCCGGCTGCCCGGTCCCCGTCTGGTGCTGCTGGCGTGGCCGGCGCTGTTCCTGAGCCTGGGCTGGAACTTCTGGGCGTACGGGCTCAACCCGCCCGGTGTCGAGGACGGTCTGGCGTGGTCGTGGATCATCTGCGGCGTCCTGTTCTGGGCGATGGGCGGGCTGCCGCTGCTCGCGCTGCTGAGCCCCGCCGCGTTCCGGGCCACCTTCTGGGCGGATGCCCCGTCCGACAGCTCGGCAACGGTGAGGGGGTCGTTCGTCGCGGGGATGCCGCCGGTCCGCCTGACCCGGGCCGGCCGCGCCGCCGTCCACCCGGGCACCTCACCGTCCCCAGCCGCCGCGGACCCGACGACCCCGCCGCCGCCCGTGACCGAGGACGACGTCGCGGGCGCGCTGGAGCGGGTGGCCCGGCTGTACGCCGAGGGGGCGCTCAGCGACGACGAGTTCCGCCGGGCGAAGGCCCGCATCCTCGGAGGCGATGATGGTTCCTGACTCGAGCACCGGGTGGAAGGCCGCGATGGTGGTGCTGCACGCGGTCGCGATCGTCGTCGGCCTGTGGGCCGGCCTGTGGGCGTACTCCGCTCTCGTCTCGTGACGGGGCGCGGATGAAGACCCCCTGGCTGTCGCGCGTCGTCGGCCTGCTGATCGCGGGCCTGGCCATCGGTGCCGCGGTGCTGCTGTGGCTGGTGGTCGCCGAGGACCTGCCCATCAACACCCCGACCCCCGTCGAGGAGTTCGTGCTCGGCCGGTTCGACATCCTCTACACCACCGACCCGCCGCCGCCGCGCTACTTCTGGGGTGCGATCGCCGTCGCGGCTCTGGCGACGTCCGTGGTGGCGACGGTCGACTGGTTCTGGGCGCGGCGGTGGCGGCACGCGAACCGGCCCCGGCAGACCCCGCTCGCCCCCAAGCTCGTCATGGCGCAGACCCACGGGGTGTTCCTCGGCGAGGTCACGGTCACCACCCTGATCCCGGCGCACAACGAGCAGGACACCCTGCGCGAGACGCTGCCGGCGCTGCTGGCCCAGTCCCGACCCCCGGACCGGGTGATCGTCGTCGCGGACAACTGCACCGACGACACCGTCGCGGTGGCCCGGTCCTTCGGCGTCGAGGTGTTCGAAACCGTCGACAACACCGACAAGAAGGCCGGTGCGCTCAACCAGGTCCTGGCCTGGCTGCTGCCCGAGCAGGGCCACAACGACGTCGTCCAGGTGATGGACGCCGACACCGCCCTGGACCCCGGCTTCCTCGAGCACGCCGTGCGCCGCTTCACCGACGACCGGGCGCTGATGGCGATCGGCGGCGTCTTCTACGGCGAGCCCGGCGGCGGGCTGCTCGGACTGTTCCAGCGCAACGAGTACGTCCGCTACGGCCGCACGATCCGCCGTCGCCGGGGCAAGGTGTTCGTGCTCACCGGGACCAGCTCGATGTTCCGGCCGCTGGCGATGCGGACCGTCGCCGAGCACCGCGACGTGTCCATCCCCGGGGTCCCCGGCCAGGTCTACGACACGCTGGCGCTGACGGAGGACAACGAGATCACCATCGCGCTGAAGAGCCTCGGCGCGCTGATGGTCTCCCCGGCGCAGTGCCGCGTGGTCACCGAGATCATGCCGACCTGGGGCGACCTGTGGCGGCAGCGGATGCGGTGGCAGCGCGGCGCCGTGGAGAACATCGGGGCGTACGGCCTCACGCCCGCAACGGCCCGCTACTGGGCCCAGCAGATCGGGATCGGATACGGGACCATCGCGCTGGCCGCCTACCTCGCGCTGATGTTCGTGCTCGTGTTCGCCGCGGACACCTGGATCTGGTTCCCGTTCTGGCTGGGCATCGGCCTGGTGTTCGTCGCGGAGCGGGTGGTCACGGTCTGGGCGGGGGGCTGGCGGGCGCGGCTGCTGGCCGTCACCCTCTTCCCCGAGCTCTTCTACGACCTGTTCCTGGACGTCGTGTTCGTCGCCGGGCTGGTCGACATCACGCTGAACCGGCAGGCCCGCTGGGGCCACGTCCAGCGCGCCACCGCCGGTGCGGGTGCGTCGGGACCGGGGGCCGGCAGATCGCGAGAGGGGGCGTCGTGACGGGCCTCGATCCGACCGCCCTCCTCGCCGGGATCCTGTTCCCCGCCGAGTGGCTGACCAGCGAGTGGTTCGCGGTCTGGGCCTCGTTCGTGGCGCTCAACACGCTGCTGTACGTCACCCTCGCGGTCGCGAAGATGCTGCCGAAGGTGCACCCGGCCGACCTGTGGTTCCGGCTGCGCGGCGGGCGCAACCGGCGCCGCGAGACCCGGTCGATCTACCCCGACGCCCCGGTCTGACTCGCGCCGCCGGCCTGGTCCGCGCCGCCGGTCGGCCGCAGGGTCGCCACCTGGTCGCTGAGCCGCCGGATCTCCGCGCGCAGCTCGCCGATCTGCTGCGTCAGCGTCGACACGTCGGAGGGCAGCGCCTGCACCTCGGCCGGCAGCTCGGCCGAGGCGTCGTCCTCCTCGCCCTGGGCCCGGCGCGCCTCGGTGGCGACCTTCTCGTCCTCGGCGTCCTGCTGCGGGGTGATGCGGAAGAAGCTGGCCAGCGAACCGGACAGCACACCGAGGATCGCGATGCCCGTGGTCATGATGACCACGCTGGCCCAGCGGCCCACGTCGGTGACCGGCACGATGTCGCCGTACCCGACGGTCGTCAGCGTGACGTAGCCCCACCACAGCGAGGTCCCGAAGGAGGAGAACTCGGGGTTGACGGCCTCCTCGGCGGAGTAGGCGACGGCGGAGGCGCTGACGACGATGAGCGCGCCGAAGATCGCGACCCGGCCGATCCGCTGGAACAGCCGCCGGGCACCGCGCACCACGATCAGCGCGCGGCCGAGCCGGGCCAGCCGCAGGATGACGATGAAGCTGCCCGCGTGCACGCCGGGGATCAGGTACCACGGCGAGGTCAGGATCACGATCGCCAGGTCGAACCGCCCCAGCCAGGTGCTGGTGTAGCGCACCAGCAGGCGCTCGTGGACCACGAAGTCGGCGACGAACACCAGCCAGGTCCCGATGCCCAGGACGTAGGTCAGCCAGTGGTTGGGCCCCGGGGCCATCACCAGGGGGAGCAGTGCGGCCAGGACGATCGGCAGCCGCATGTAGCGGTCCCAGGTGGCCAGCTTGCGGCCGTCGCCCTTCTTGCGCGGCCGGGCCCCCTGGACCTCCAGGCCGGCGACGTGCACCGTCGTGGGGGGCAGGGGACCGTCGCTCACGCCGAACCATCCTGCCCGCGCCCGCGCCGCCGCCCCGGCAGCGACGCGCTCCCGCGCCGAAACCGTCGCCATCCGCGTCCGGACCGGGTCGGATGCGTCGGTTTCGGTGACCGCCGGCCCTACCGCGGGGGCCGCGGACCGGCGTACATCGGTGCCGTGGGGAGCCCGCGGCGACCCGCCGCGGTGCTGCCCGCTCGGGCGTGGAGGTGGTCCTCGTGCAGACACTCGACTTCCCCGCGGTGGACCGGTACGGGCCGGAGAAGGTCGTCTTCGTCACCGAGCCGAGCACCGGCCTGGAGGCGGTGGTGGTCATCGACAACGTCGCCGCGGGCCCGGCGATCGGCGGGACCCGGATGGCGCCGGACGTCACCGTGGACGAGGTGGCCCGGCTGGCCCGGGCGATGACGCTGAAGAACGCATCGGCGGGACTGCGCCACGGCGGCGCCAAGGCCGGGATCAAGGCCGACCCGCGCATGCCGTACGAGGACAAGGTTCGCCTGGTGCGCGCGTTCGGGGCGGCCATCCGGCCGCTGACCGACTACGTGCCGGGTCCCGACATGGGCCTGGACGAGGGGCTGATGGCGCACCTGCGCGACGAGTGCGGCCGCGCGGTCGGGCTGCCTGCGGTGCTCGGCGGCATCCCGCTGGACGAGCTCGGTGCGACCGGGTACGGCCTGGCGGTGGCGGCCGACGTCGCGCACGAGCTGGGTCTGGTCGACCTGGTC
It includes:
- a CDS encoding SHOCT domain-containing protein, which gives rise to MSSTGRTVRSMVLAFLGLALFVASLTVLFLSMRAVMDIGGYCASGGPYEISATCPGGTGWAVPLSILLGIVAVFVYLLGSIRLPGPRLVLLAWPALFLSLGWNFWAYGLNPPGVEDGLAWSWIICGVLFWAMGGLPLLALLSPAAFRATFWADAPSDSSATVRGSFVAGMPPVRLTRAGRAAVHPGTSPSPAAADPTTPPPPVTEDDVAGALERVARLYAEGALSDDEFRRAKARILGGDDGS
- a CDS encoding glycosyltransferase family 2 protein gives rise to the protein MKTPWLSRVVGLLIAGLAIGAAVLLWLVVAEDLPINTPTPVEEFVLGRFDILYTTDPPPPRYFWGAIAVAALATSVVATVDWFWARRWRHANRPRQTPLAPKLVMAQTHGVFLGEVTVTTLIPAHNEQDTLRETLPALLAQSRPPDRVIVVADNCTDDTVAVARSFGVEVFETVDNTDKKAGALNQVLAWLLPEQGHNDVVQVMDADTALDPGFLEHAVRRFTDDRALMAIGGVFYGEPGGGLLGLFQRNEYVRYGRTIRRRRGKVFVLTGTSSMFRPLAMRTVAEHRDVSIPGVPGQVYDTLALTEDNEITIALKSLGALMVSPAQCRVVTEIMPTWGDLWRQRMRWQRGAVENIGAYGLTPATARYWAQQIGIGYGTIALAAYLALMFVLVFAADTWIWFPFWLGIGLVFVAERVVTVWAGGWRARLLAVTLFPELFYDLFLDVVFVAGLVDITLNRQARWGHVQRATAGAGASGPGAGRSREGAS
- a CDS encoding ion transporter codes for the protein MSDGPLPPTTVHVAGLEVQGARPRKKGDGRKLATWDRYMRLPIVLAALLPLVMAPGPNHWLTYVLGIGTWLVFVADFVVHERLLVRYTSTWLGRFDLAIVILTSPWYLIPGVHAGSFIVILRLARLGRALIVVRGARRLFQRIGRVAIFGALIVVSASAVAYSAEEAVNPEFSSFGTSLWWGYVTLTTVGYGDIVPVTDVGRWASVVIMTTGIAILGVLSGSLASFFRITPQQDAEDEKVATEARRAQGEEDDASAELPAEVQALPSDVSTLTQQIGELRAEIRRLSDQVATLRPTGGADQAGGASQTGASG